A section of the Clostridium omnivorum genome encodes:
- a CDS encoding PLP-dependent cysteine synthase family protein: MRKIPFGPNYDEMLNPEKIDSEIRKEALKALKDSELDPINLFNITWKDDNNNVRKIVLPKELTGVDANIVVMLGKGFPSGSHKVGPAYSTLIEGCVDGDINPGEHTILGPSTGNFGIGVSYICNLMGYEAVVIMPDNMSKERYERIQKYGAKLDLTPGSESDVILTLERTYKLKENPKNRALAQFELFPNYRFHRYVTGNSAVEAVKGIGNGRVACYCSAPGSAGTLAAGDELKKVFPECKIAALEPYECSTLANGGRGQHRIEGIGDKMCTLIHNVLNTDFVVLIKDEETVQGLKVIHDGTEALVELGIERSTAEYMKELFGPSGICNILGAIKMAKYLKLGPDDNVVTIATDSFDRYNSVMENLNERYLEVEGFVLKRWAKDIFLHQQDDYVYDYRRKDHKEKLFNQKEKDWLKFGYTKEYLDSMKSEDFWENEYSKVLYYNKKIKELR; the protein is encoded by the coding sequence ATGAGAAAAATTCCATTTGGTCCTAATTATGATGAAATGCTGAATCCAGAAAAAATAGATTCAGAAATAAGAAAGGAAGCCTTAAAGGCTCTTAAGGATAGTGAGCTAGATCCAATAAATTTATTCAATATTACTTGGAAAGATGATAACAACAATGTAAGAAAAATAGTTTTGCCTAAGGAACTTACAGGTGTGGATGCAAATATTGTGGTTATGCTTGGAAAGGGATTTCCATCAGGTTCACATAAGGTAGGACCAGCGTATTCTACATTAATTGAAGGCTGTGTTGATGGTGATATTAACCCAGGTGAGCATACTATATTAGGTCCATCTACTGGTAATTTTGGTATAGGCGTATCTTATATTTGCAATTTAATGGGATACGAAGCAGTGGTAATTATGCCAGATAATATGAGTAAAGAAAGATATGAGAGAATACAAAAATATGGAGCAAAACTAGATTTAACCCCTGGCTCTGAATCTGATGTAATTCTCACTCTAGAGAGAACCTATAAGTTAAAGGAAAATCCAAAGAATAGAGCACTTGCACAGTTTGAACTTTTCCCTAATTATCGTTTTCACAGATATGTAACAGGTAACTCAGCAGTGGAGGCTGTAAAAGGTATAGGCAATGGAAGAGTTGCCTGTTATTGCTCAGCCCCAGGTTCAGCTGGAACTTTGGCAGCAGGAGATGAACTTAAAAAGGTATTTCCTGAATGCAAAATAGCGGCGCTGGAGCCTTATGAATGTTCAACTCTAGCAAATGGTGGTAGAGGACAGCACAGAATAGAGGGAATTGGTGATAAAATGTGCACTTTGATTCACAATGTGCTTAATACTGATTTTGTTGTGCTCATAAAAGATGAAGAAACTGTTCAGGGGCTTAAGGTTATACATGATGGAACAGAAGCTTTAGTTGAGCTTGGAATAGAACGTTCTACTGCAGAATACATGAAAGAACTTTTTGGACCATCAGGAATATGCAATATTCTTGGGGCAATAAAGATGGCTAAATATCTTAAATTAGGTCCTGATGATAATGTTGTAACGATTGCAACAGATAGTTTTGACAGATATAATTCTGTAATGGAAAATTTAAATGAAAGATATTTAGAGGTAGAGGGTTTTGTATTAAAGAGATGGGCAAAAGATATCTTTTTACATCAACAGGATGATTATGTATATGATTATAGAAGAAAAGATCACAAGGAAAAGCTATTTAATCAAAAGGAAAAGGATTGGTTAAAGTTTGGCTACACAAAAGAGTACTTAGATTCTATGAAAAGTGAAGACTTTTGGGAAAACGAATATTCAAAGGTTTTGTATTACAACAAAAAAATAAAAGAATTAAGATAA
- a CDS encoding threonine synthase: MKKIKHLRCSKCGKTFDEDVMYHCDECGPIGTLDVVYDNAFIERTLTKNYLINNNRRDIWRYMPILPLEGERGISPLQVGWTPLYKAERLEKLLGVRNIYIKDDGRNPTASFKDRASAIGVAKAIELNKKIICAASTGNAASSLSGFAACMGIENYIFVPANAPEAKITQLLIYGSNVILVDGDYDTAFDFCTKAVDKFGWYNRSCAINPYLVEGKKTAAFEICEQLNFDVPDKVIMAVGDGCSISAVWKGFEEFYALGLIKKVPKMVSVQAEGANPVNRAFRSGKKCFDYVTPNTIADSISVGIPRNGYKALNCLTQSKGIAIDVSDEEILNAMTCLARFTGVFGEPAGVTAFAGLVKLIKNGEICSNESIALIVSGNGLKDIKSAMKAVIKPDKMKPDLEQLSKYIKSNEK, from the coding sequence GTGAAGAAAATTAAGCACTTAAGGTGCTCAAAATGCGGAAAGACCTTCGATGAAGATGTTATGTATCACTGTGATGAATGCGGACCGATAGGAACTTTAGATGTTGTTTATGATAATGCCTTTATTGAAAGAACTCTGACCAAAAATTACCTTATAAATAATAATAGAAGAGATATATGGAGGTATATGCCAATATTACCTCTGGAAGGTGAAAGAGGAATTTCACCTTTACAGGTTGGGTGGACACCATTATACAAGGCAGAAAGATTAGAAAAGCTTTTAGGTGTACGAAATATATACATAAAGGATGATGGAAGAAATCCAACAGCGTCCTTTAAAGACAGAGCGTCAGCTATAGGAGTTGCAAAGGCTATTGAACTTAATAAAAAAATAATCTGTGCTGCTTCTACTGGAAATGCAGCTTCATCACTTTCAGGCTTTGCAGCTTGTATGGGAATAGAAAATTATATTTTCGTTCCTGCTAACGCTCCAGAGGCTAAAATAACTCAACTTTTAATATATGGAAGTAATGTGATTTTGGTAGATGGAGATTATGATACTGCTTTTGATTTTTGTACAAAAGCAGTAGATAAATTTGGATGGTACAACAGAAGTTGTGCAATAAATCCATATCTAGTGGAGGGAAAAAAGACTGCAGCTTTTGAAATATGTGAGCAATTAAATTTTGATGTGCCAGATAAAGTAATAATGGCTGTAGGTGATGGCTGTTCCATATCTGCAGTATGGAAAGGGTTTGAAGAATTTTATGCACTAGGATTAATTAAGAAAGTGCCTAAAATGGTTTCTGTACAAGCTGAAGGAGCTAACCCTGTTAATAGAGCATTTAGAAGTGGCAAAAAATGCTTCGATTATGTAACTCCTAATACCATAGCAGATAGCATATCAGTTGGAATACCAAGAAATGGATATAAAGCATTAAATTGTTTGACTCAAAGTAAGGGTATTGCTATAGATGTATCAGATGAGGAAATACTTAATGCAATGACGTGCCTTGCTAGATTCACCGGAGTATTTGGAGAACCTGCTGGAGTTACAGCATTTGCAGGTCTTGTGAAGCTTATTAAAAATGGGGAGATTTGCAGCAATGAGAGTATAGCACTAATAGTTTCAGGAAATGGGTTAAAGGATATAAAATCTGCAATGAAGGCTGTAATTAAGCCTGATAAAATGAAACCTGACTTGGAGCAGCTAAGTAAGTATATTAAAAGTAATGAAAAATAA
- a CDS encoding M48 family metallopeptidase — protein sequence MKNTIKIGECVIPYEINYKNKIKYMRIYVSAIGIKVSARKGTNKAVIDEFVHKKSRWILEHYSRLIELNVNVIKKRWIDEGTLLYRGKSYELAIIESNESKCKLKFYNNKFQILVAESLKEEERREIIENLIKGWFKSEAKKIIDEKLLFYSKKMAVSYNQFRIKEQKTRWGSCSIRKNLNFNWRIIMAPEKVIDYVVIHELCHLIHFDHSKDFWKQLSFYMPEYKEQAEWLKSNGIHLHI from the coding sequence ATGAAAAACACAATAAAAATTGGAGAATGCGTTATACCCTACGAAATAAATTATAAAAATAAGATAAAATATATGAGAATATATGTAAGTGCTATTGGAATTAAAGTGAGCGCGAGAAAAGGTACAAATAAAGCTGTTATAGATGAGTTTGTTCATAAAAAATCAAGGTGGATACTTGAACACTATAGTAGGTTAATAGAATTAAATGTAAATGTTATAAAGAAAAGATGGATTGATGAAGGAACTCTTTTATATAGGGGTAAAAGTTATGAATTAGCAATAATTGAATCTAATGAATCAAAATGCAAATTAAAATTCTATAATAACAAGTTCCAAATATTAGTTGCAGAAAGTTTAAAAGAAGAGGAAAGAAGAGAGATAATAGAAAATTTGATAAAAGGGTGGTTTAAAAGCGAAGCTAAAAAAATAATTGATGAAAAACTTCTTTTCTATAGCAAAAAAATGGCTGTTTCATATAATCAATTTAGAATTAAAGAACAGAAGACAAGATGGGGAAGCTGTTCTATAAGAAAAAACTTAAATTTCAATTGGAGAATAATTATGGCACCTGAAAAGGTAATTGACTACGTGGTAATTCATGAATTGTGCCATTTAATACACTTTGATCATTCAAAAGATTTTTGGAAGCAGCTTTCTTTTTATATGCCTGAATACAAAGAGCAAGCAGAGTGGTTAAAAAGTAATGGAATACACCTTCATATATAG